From one Lycium ferocissimum isolate CSIRO_LF1 chromosome 7, AGI_CSIRO_Lferr_CH_V1, whole genome shotgun sequence genomic stretch:
- the LOC132063427 gene encoding nucleoside hydrolase 3-like, with product MKEKENVLFVEFLRKVVLMIMMVLIFLANLYSGVKGLRSHGILVDTDMDTDDLFALLYLLKLNRSEMDLKAITISTNAWSDAGHAVNQVYDMLYMMGRDDIAVGVGGEGGILPNGTILPNVGGFLPIIDQGNDTAGYCRYRQAIPMGPGGRLDIDSNFGFRKSFLPQGKRHYSPLRQPTAQQVMINTISSGPTVVFLIASHTNFALFLLSNPHLKKNIEHIYIMGGGVRSKNPAGCCPKNVSSSCQPQQCGDIGNLFTDYTSNPYAEFNFFMDPFAAYQVIHSGIPVTLVPLDATNTIPVTEKFIETFEKNQHTYEAQYCFKSLKMARDTWFDDQFNTSYFMWDSFMSGVAASIMRKQHNQHGENEFAEMEYINITVVTSNKPYGISDGSNPIFDGHITPKFNIARNGVHSGHVQTRLRDPFCIEKNRRGGCQDGYTKEVFGPGGVPILVAIRAKPNRNANTELDREFFVSFLDVLNRRENTGRFNFSMQFPYYRKVLYKPDFRGKHLGKNVVFDMDMSAGDFLALFYLLKLPVEEINLMAIIVSTTGWANAATIDSVYDLLHMMGRDDIPVGRGDVFAMNKSDPVFYAVGDCKYNKVIPQGSGGFLDSDTLYGLSRSLPRSPRRYTAENSVKYGALRDTDHPELRQPLALEVWESAVKSLDPGSKVTILTNGPLTNIAKIVLAGMNMTKAIKDILIVGGHINHDNTEKGNVINVPSNRFAELNMFLDPLAAQTVLSSDLDITLIPLGIQQKVSAFPEILRRLNLTRRTPEAIFARRLLSRLHHLQKTHLKYQHMDTFLGEILGAVVLAGGYSVVKSTFGVKNIKVTASGYESEDGQTIIDEKQGKSVKVLENLDPIAYYNAFANRLGDVKQSAVVGSFDEQRRIWNTPSNRKETTP from the exons ATGAAGGAGAAAGAGAACGTGTTGTTTGTTGAATTTTTACGTAAAGTTGTtcttatgataatgatggtgTTAATATTCTTGGCAAATTTGTACAGTGGAGTGAAGGGTCTTCGCTCTCATGGAATTCTTGTGGATACAGATATGGATACTGATGATTTATTTGCTCTGTTGTACCTTTTAAAGCTTAACAGATCAGAAATGGACTTGAAG GCAATAACTATTAGCACAAATGCATGGAGTGATGCAGGGCATGCTGTAAATCAGGTGTATGACATGCTTTACATGATGGGGCGTGACGATATTGCTGTTGGTGTGGGAGGTGAAGGTGGAATACTTCCCAATGGTACCATTCTGCCAAATGTTGGTGGATTTCTCCCTATAATTGATCAG GGAAATGATACAGCTGGTTATTGTAGATACAGACAAGCTATTCCTATGGGTCCCGGAGGACGTTTGGACATTGACTCAAATTTTGGATTCAGAAAGAGCTTCCTCCCACAG GGGAAGAGACATTATTCACCACTTCGACAGCCAACAGCTCAGCAAGTAATGATCAACACAATTTCATCTGGGCCCACAGTAGTTTTTCTCATCGCGTCACATACGAATTTTGCACTATTTCTTCTAAGCAATCCacatttaaagaaaaatattgaGCACATTTACATAATGGGAGGTGGTGTAAGGTCAAAGAATCCTGCAGGCTGCTGTCCAAAGAATGTCAGTTCCTCTTGCCAACCTCAGCAATGTGGTGACATTGGCAATTTATTCACAGATTACACAAGCAACCCTTATGCAGAGTTTAATTTCTTTATGGATCCTTTTGCTGCGTATCAG GTAATTCATTCTGGCATTCCAGTTACTCTTGTCCCATTGGATGCCACAAACACCATTCCAGTAACTGAAAAGTTTATTGAGACTTTTGAGAAGAATCAGCACACTTACGAGGCACAATACTGTTTCAAGTCCCTGAAAATGGCTCGTGATACTTGGTTTGATGACCAATTCAACACG AGTTATTTTATGTGGGACTCCTTTATGTCTGGTGTAGCTGCTTCAATCATGCGGAAACAACACAACCAGCACGGAGAAAATGAATTTGCAGAAATGGAGTATATCAATATCACTGTAGTTACTTCAAACAAGCCATATGGGATTTCTGATGGATCAAATCCAATTTTTGATGGTCATATAACTCCAAAGTTCAACATAGCACGAAATGGAGTTCACAGTGGCCATGTTCAGACTAGGCTTCGTGATCCATTTTGCATAGAAAAGAACAGGAGAGGCGGATGCCAG GATGGTTATACAAAAGAAGTTTTTGGTCCAGGAGGAGTGCCTATTCTCGTTGCTATAAGAGCGAAACCTAATCGAAATGCTAACACTGAACTGGACAGAGAGTTTTTCGTTAGCTTTCTGGAC GTATTAAACCGAAGAGAAAACACTGGAAGATTTAACTTTTCTATGCAATTTCCTTATTACAGAAAAGTACTTTACAAACCAGATTTCAGGGGCAAGCATCTTGGGAAGAAcgttgtgtttgatatggatatGAGTGCTGGAGATTTTCTTGCTCTCTTTTATCTCCTTAAGTTACCAGTAGAAGAAATCAATCTCATG GCTATAATTGTGAGTACAACTGGCTGGGCAAACGCTGCAACAATTGATTCTGTGTATGATTTGCTTCATATGATGGGTCGTGATGACATTCCCGTGGGCCGTGGAGACGTGTTTGCAATGAACAAGTCTGATCCTGTTTTCTATGCAGTTGGTGACTGCAAGTACAACAAGGTTATCCCACAAGGAAGTGGTGGATTTCTGGATTCAGATACTCTTTATGGTTTATCTCGTTCTTTGCCTCGAAGTCCTCGCAG ATATACAGCTGAAAATTCTGTGAAATATGGAGCTCTCAGAGATACTGATCATCCTGAACTCAGACAACCTCTAGCACTAGAAGTATGGGAGTCAGCAGTGAAATCACTTGATCCAGGATCTAAGGTTACCATTTTAACCAATGGTCCATTGACTAATATAGCAAAGATTGTTCTTGCAGGCATGAATATGACCAAAGCTATCAAG GATATACTAATTGTTGGGGGGCACATCAATCATGATAACACTGAGAAGGGAAATGTGATCAATGTTCCTTCTAATAGATTTGCGGAACTGAATATGTTTCTTGACCCTCTAGCAGCACAGACAGTTTTGAGTTCAGATCTTGATATCACTCTCATTCCACTTGGCATTCAGCAGAAAGTCAGTGCATTTCCTGAAATTCTTCGAAGGCTTAATCTGACTAGAAGGACACCTGAAGCAATCTTTGCTAGGCGTTTGCTATCAAGGTTACACCACCTGCAAAAGACACATCTTAAATACCAGCATATG GATACATTTCTTGGAGAAATCCTTGGAGCAGTAGTTTTGGCTGGTGGTTATTCTGtagtaaaatcaacatttggtGTCAAGAACATAAAAGTCACTGCCTCGGGGTATGAATCTGAAGATGGACAGACAATTATCGACGAAAAGCAAGGCAAATCAGTGAAAGTATTGGAGAATCTGGATCCAATAGCTTATTATAATGCTTTTGCAAATCGACTAGGTGATGTAAAGCAGTCTGCAGTAGTTGGAAGCTTTGATGAACAGAGAAGAATTTGGAATACACCATCCAATAGAAAGGAAACTACCCCTTAA